One window of the Staphylococcus equorum genome contains the following:
- a CDS encoding FeoB-associated Cys-rich membrane protein, which produces MSIIINIVIFSAIFGYTIFTLTKFMKKSKEGKCSSCGSKNGCNTKE; this is translated from the coding sequence ATCATTAACATCGTTATATTTTCAGCAATTTTTGGCTACACTATATTTACATTAACTAAATTTATGAAAAAATCCAAAGAAGGAAAATGCAGTTCATGCGGTTCAAAAAATGGTTGTAATACAAAAGAATAA
- a CDS encoding CDP-glycerol glycerophosphotransferase family protein — translation MKLRIKELYIIADAMITDYSSTIFDYAHLSKPIFLLQEDDKNYQNDVGFYFDIFELGDFPEVPSDERQLANQLKNIKNIQYSKLINRLMTKDKHDTSKNILKEVFS, via the coding sequence TTGAAATTACGAATTAAAGAACTTTATATTATAGCTGATGCAATGATTACAGATTATTCATCGACAATATTTGATTACGCTCACTTAAGTAAACCTATATTTTTACTTCAAGAAGATGATAAAAATTATCAAAATGATGTTGGTTTTTACTTTGATATATTTGAATTAGGTGATTTCCCTGAAGTACCATCTGATGAAAGACAATTAGCAAATCAATTGAAGAACATTAAAAACATCCAATATTCTAAATTGATTAACAGACTTATGACAAAAGATAAGCATGATACCAGCAAAAATATATTAAAAGAAGTCTTTTCATGA
- a CDS encoding right-handed parallel beta-helix repeat-containing protein yields MSKKLYVAKTGSDFAKGSEDEPLLTINKAASLALPGDTVIVHEGVYREEINDINSGLSESCRITFESAKNEKVTIKGSEEINDWHLVEGNIWKVEVPNQLFKTFNPFSVKLFGDWLEVDNNQTLGQVYLNGYALFEVSTFERLKNPQKIEKVFDHWTEKEVDFDYADLSTFLWYAEVNENSTTIYANFQNNNPNEELIEINVREHVFSPNQTHTNYITIRNFELAHAATQWSPPTAKQTGLIDTNWSKKWIVENNYIHDSMCSGVSIGKEISTGQNFSSIRKDKPGYQYQIETVFSAVNADWNKETIGSHIIRNNKISDCGQNAIVGHLGCAFSEIYNNHIFNIGNRRAFFGYEIAGIKLHAALDTQVYNNYVHNCSLGMWFDWQTQGTRISKNIFNENTRDLFVEVTSGPYLVDNNILTADYALDNHAQGGAYVNNIINGEMVHRLMLDRSTPYHVPHSTLVAGFAPVYGGDDRFYNNIFIGKNAVNNIGTELYNGYTTSLEEYKYLVSQEEGDHQAYHKIKQPVFINNNAYFNKAKHFEKEENNLIDENFNPALSLEEESEGLYLNISLPPSFFEIKGETQSSDTLPKVRLVDADFESPNEMPISINTDLVENMRTDTTLLGPIESLQAGENKVLIWKRAEI; encoded by the coding sequence ATGTCAAAAAAATTATATGTAGCTAAAACAGGATCAGATTTTGCTAAAGGGTCTGAGGATGAGCCATTATTAACAATTAACAAAGCGGCTTCGCTTGCGTTACCAGGGGATACTGTAATCGTTCATGAAGGCGTATATAGAGAAGAAATAAACGACATAAATTCAGGATTAAGCGAGTCTTGCAGAATTACATTTGAAAGTGCAAAAAATGAAAAAGTTACTATAAAAGGCTCTGAAGAAATAAACGATTGGCATCTTGTAGAAGGAAATATATGGAAAGTAGAAGTGCCTAATCAATTATTCAAAACATTTAATCCGTTTTCAGTGAAATTATTTGGTGATTGGCTTGAGGTTGATAATAACCAGACTTTAGGGCAAGTATATTTAAATGGTTATGCACTATTTGAAGTAAGTACTTTTGAGAGATTGAAAAATCCACAAAAAATCGAAAAAGTATTTGATCATTGGACTGAAAAAGAAGTTGATTTTGATTACGCTGATTTATCGACATTTTTATGGTATGCGGAAGTAAATGAAAATAGTACTACAATTTACGCTAATTTTCAAAACAATAATCCAAATGAAGAATTAATAGAAATAAACGTCAGAGAACATGTATTTTCGCCAAATCAAACACATACTAATTATATAACGATTCGTAATTTTGAATTAGCGCATGCTGCAACACAATGGTCTCCACCTACAGCTAAACAAACTGGTTTGATTGATACGAATTGGAGTAAAAAATGGATCGTAGAAAATAATTATATACATGATTCAATGTGTAGTGGTGTTTCAATTGGTAAAGAGATATCTACCGGACAAAACTTTAGTTCAATTAGAAAAGATAAACCTGGCTATCAATACCAAATAGAAACAGTTTTTAGTGCTGTTAACGCTGATTGGAATAAAGAAACAATAGGATCACACATTATTAGAAATAATAAAATTAGCGATTGTGGACAAAATGCTATTGTGGGACATTTAGGGTGCGCTTTTAGTGAAATATATAATAACCACATCTTTAATATTGGTAATAGAAGAGCGTTTTTCGGATATGAAATTGCCGGTATTAAACTACATGCGGCTTTAGATACACAAGTTTATAATAATTACGTTCATAACTGCTCTTTAGGTATGTGGTTTGATTGGCAAACTCAAGGAACAAGAATTAGTAAAAATATATTTAATGAAAATACAAGGGATCTTTTTGTAGAAGTGACAAGCGGACCTTATCTCGTCGATAATAATATATTAACTGCTGATTACGCTTTAGATAATCATGCACAAGGTGGTGCTTACGTTAATAATATTATTAACGGTGAAATGGTTCATAGATTGATGCTAGATAGATCAACGCCTTATCATGTGCCACATAGTACATTAGTCGCTGGATTTGCTCCAGTCTATGGAGGAGACGATAGATTCTACAATAATATATTTATAGGGAAAAATGCTGTAAATAATATTGGAACGGAACTGTATAATGGTTATACAACATCTTTAGAAGAATATAAGTATTTGGTCTCTCAAGAAGAAGGAGATCACCAAGCGTATCATAAAATAAAACAACCTGTTTTTATTAACAATAATGCTTATTTCAATAAAGCCAAACACTTTGAAAAAGAAGAAAATAATTTAATAGATGAGAACTTTAATCCTGCATTATCTTTAGAAGAAGAATCAGAAGGTTTATATCTTAACATTTCATTACCACCATCATTTTTTGAAATTAAAGGAGAAACCCAATCAAGTGATACTTTACCTAAAGTAAGACTAGTAGATGCAGACTTTGAAAGTCCGAACGAAATGCCAATCAGTATTAATACTGATTTAGTAGAAAATATGAGAACGGATACTACACTGTTAGGACCAATTGAAAGTTTACAAGCTGGTGAAAACAAAGTGTTAATTTGGAAACGTGCTGAAATTTAA
- a CDS encoding MFS transporter: protein MSDSYDSKQSDKNERLGMPEKLTFGIGDFGANYSWTFIASFIIIYMTDVVGIAGAVIGTIILICRFADGFSDLFMGSIIDNTNTKMGKAKPWVFWTAPILGILTILLFNVPQSLGDTGKITYIFVVYSLISVVFYTANNVAYSSLVSFMTKNETDRVSLGSIRFIFANLSVLCITTFTTFLVNGFGGGQQGWTVTSIIYGALCAIPLMIAGYFVTERNVATKKYDHVDKKGVKKQKKRIPFTLIIKTLITEKYFLITIVLYLLWYLRQTDNSMRIYYATYIFNDENVMALLSFSTLIPTILGLLLAAKFSEKVGIKKSIIIGLVISIISYIIMSLFSENLTMLVIGLVINGIGIVPFTAALSGIVADIGDIIYWKTGVPVQGSVFSLASAGMKIGSGLQSAIVGWSLSIGGYVAGASIQSESTIFAIKSMQIYFPFLMVTLIMIVTFFLNYEKFIGKVKDQIRNNEVGELRNKQIYK from the coding sequence ATGTCCGATAGTTATGATTCTAAACAAAGTGATAAGAATGAACGATTAGGAATGCCAGAAAAACTTACTTTTGGTATCGGGGATTTTGGAGCAAATTATAGTTGGACCTTTATTGCATCTTTTATAATAATTTATATGACTGATGTAGTGGGAATTGCTGGTGCTGTTATCGGTACTATCATTCTAATTTGTCGATTTGCAGATGGTTTTTCGGATTTGTTTATGGGAAGTATTATTGACAATACAAATACAAAGATGGGCAAGGCCAAGCCATGGGTATTTTGGACTGCTCCTATATTAGGTATTTTAACAATTTTATTATTTAACGTGCCACAATCACTTGGAGATACTGGAAAAATCACTTATATATTCGTAGTATACTCCTTGATATCAGTCGTTTTTTACACTGCTAATAACGTTGCGTATTCTTCACTTGTGTCGTTTATGACAAAGAATGAAACTGACCGTGTTTCATTGGGAAGTATTCGTTTTATTTTTGCTAACTTAAGTGTGTTGTGTATTACGACATTTACCACATTTTTAGTTAATGGATTTGGTGGTGGTCAACAAGGTTGGACGGTTACATCTATTATTTACGGGGCATTATGTGCTATACCATTAATGATTGCAGGATATTTTGTAACAGAAAGAAACGTTGCGACTAAGAAATATGACCACGTTGATAAAAAAGGTGTCAAAAAACAAAAAAAACGCATACCTTTTACATTAATTATAAAAACATTAATAACAGAAAAATACTTTCTTATTACTATTGTTTTATATTTACTATGGTATTTACGTCAAACAGATAATAGCATGAGAATATATTATGCTACGTATATTTTTAACGATGAAAATGTTATGGCACTTTTAAGTTTTTCTACTTTAATCCCAACAATTTTAGGTTTACTTCTTGCAGCTAAATTTTCAGAAAAGGTTGGAATTAAGAAAAGTATCATTATTGGTTTAGTAATATCAATTATTTCTTATATCATTATGAGTTTGTTCTCGGAAAACTTAACTATGTTAGTTATAGGTTTAGTTATAAATGGTATAGGAATCGTACCATTTACTGCTGCACTAAGTGGTATTGTTGCAGATATTGGCGATATTATATATTGGAAAACAGGAGTTCCAGTACAAGGCTCAGTGTTTAGTTTGGCTAGTGCTGGGATGAAAATCGGATCCGGTCTACAGTCAGCTATTGTAGGGTGGTCATTGTCTATCGGTGGTTATGTCGCAGGAGCTTCAATACAATCTGAAAGTACTATTTTTGCCATAAAATCGATGCAAATATACTTTCCGTTTTTAATGGTTACACTAATAATGATTGTCACATTCTTTTTAAATTATGAAAAATTCATAGGTAAAGTTAAGGACCAAATAAGAAATAATGAAGTGGGAGAATTGAGAAATAAACAAATATATAAATAA
- a CDS encoding helix-turn-helix domain-containing protein, with product MNLGSQIKYFRQRDYLSQEDLAEKLYVSRQTISNWENDKSYPDVHNLLMLSSLFDVSLDDLVKGDVEIMEQKLKQTNFNLWSHLMVWPMLLAAILFGPAIYYWGTIGIVIEVVLFIIAMYASIKIDLIKKSNNMQTYDRIVAFMKGEDPNEVNTTKLRNTLTFIYTFVLTVGGFLIIMLLSMYFFK from the coding sequence ATGAATTTAGGTTCTCAAATTAAGTATTTCAGACAGCGTGATTATTTATCTCAAGAAGATTTAGCAGAGAAATTATATGTTTCACGACAAACAATTTCTAATTGGGAGAATGATAAGAGTTATCCAGATGTTCATAATTTACTTATGCTTAGTTCATTGTTTGATGTTTCTTTAGACGATTTAGTCAAAGGAGACGTGGAGATTATGGAACAGAAATTAAAGCAAACGAACTTTAACTTGTGGTCACATTTAATGGTGTGGCCGATGTTATTAGCAGCGATTTTATTTGGTCCAGCAATTTATTATTGGGGAACGATTGGCATAGTCATTGAGGTTGTGCTATTTATTATTGCGATGTACGCTTCTATCAAAATAGATTTAATTAAGAAGTCTAATAATATGCAAACTTACGATCGAATCGTAGCTTTTATGAAGGGTGAAGATCCTAATGAGGTTAATACTACAAAACTAAGAAATACCCTAACATTTATATATACCTTCGTATTAACCGTAGGCGGTTTTTTAATCATTATGTTATTAAGTATGTATTTTTTTAAATAA